The Vibrio cyclitrophicus sequence TACGTTCAAGGTTTATAGGGTGCAAGGTCTATAAGTCTTAACCGCTTATAAGCTCTCTGAACCAATAAACAATAGGCCACTCAATCGAGTGGCCTTTTTAATGTCTGAAATTTTCTGAGTCTTTCTCAATCGGCGAATGCGTTATTCCGTTACCGCTTCCTGCTTAAAGCATGGGCTCTTTAACGTGTTCATCTTTTCGATTTCATTGGTTAAGCGCAACGAGAGCAGGGCTTTTTGGTTTGAAGCAAAATCGAACATAACGATGGTCGCGGTTCCGATTGTCGTTAGCTTCTGCTGAGTCTTGCTGACGATCGCGTATTCCATGGTGAAGCGGTCGTCTTGAATATCAGTGACGCGAGAACCAATCAGCAGAGTATCTGGATACGTGACTGGGCGGAAATACTTACAGTAAGTGTCACCAAGAACAGGGCCAACTTTGGTAATCGCCATCTCTTCCATCAGCTCAACGTGCTTGAAAAAATCTAAGCGAGCGGTTTCGAAATAGCGAAAATATACGGCGTTGTTAACGTGATTGAGTGCGTCCATTTCTCCCCAAGCGACAGGGATTTCTGTTACTACCGGGTAGTCAGATAATAGTGCTTCCATGCGAACTCTCTTATTGTTATCTGTGTAGTTAATGTTATCTGGGTAATTAACGTTATCTACTTATCCTTCATCGGGATAAGTTGTTATTGGAATAAAAACCCTACCGTTAAATTAACAAAACTGCAACACGTGTGATTTAAGTTTTTGAAGCTTGAAACCACACAATGTCAGGGACTTAGTCTTTCATGAACCAATGACTCAAACGCT is a genomic window containing:
- a CDS encoding acyl-CoA thioesterase encodes the protein MEALLSDYPVVTEIPVAWGEMDALNHVNNAVYFRYFETARLDFFKHVELMEEMAITKVGPVLGDTYCKYFRPVTYPDTLLIGSRVTDIQDDRFTMEYAIVSKTQQKLTTIGTATIVMFDFASNQKALLSLRLTNEIEKMNTLKSPCFKQEAVTE